One genomic window of Manduca sexta isolate Smith_Timp_Sample1 chromosome 4, JHU_Msex_v1.0, whole genome shotgun sequence includes the following:
- the LOC115450327 gene encoding NADH dehydrogenase [ubiquinone] 1 alpha subcomplex subunit 10, mitochondrial: MASLIRTAIVKVITPGQGVKIAGCVFVQNRNISGKTLRESMGPQPPKPAPFDYVNKDYSWLRSLFDRTTHRFDDNTKVVVVEGPIASGKTQFAAALAEDLGMKHFPEATMDVHYIRPNGCDLRMFDNQIPEDTRTFDHVNFNLTPDHRLAANFQIMMYTARYSQYIDALVHLLNTGQGVVLERSPYSDFVFLEAMYACNYISKGARSVYYELRGNTIEELMRPHLVVYLDVPVDKVQESIKRRALKHEVTGKALSPKFLTEVERQYKTKYLRDIATHAELLVYDWTGGGEVEVVVEDIERLNFDQYTEREEPKMKDWRLPREIDWADQRMLYTNNKFFLMNLFGIPVLDVPELITSAEDAYEREKVISAHPAFHYLEGYSKDDSGLLTKNKLPKYTEYI, translated from the exons ATGGCCAGCCTAATAAGAACCGCTATTGTGAAGGTGATCACCCCCGGCCAGGGGGTTAAGATCGCTGGTTGTGTCTTCGTCCAGAACCGAAACATCTCTGGTAAAACCCTACGAGAGTCCATGGGACCGCAGCCCCCCAAGCCAGCGCCTTTCGACTATGTCAACAAAGATTATTCATGGTTACGCAGTTTGTTCGACCGTACCACGCACAGGTTCGATGATAACACTAAGGTAGTTGTGGTTGAAGGCCCCATAGCCTCCGGCAAAACCCAGTTCGCGGCCGCCCTCGCCGAGGACCTTGGTATGAAGCATTTCCCTGAAGCTACCATGGATGTACATTACATCAGGCCAAACGGCTGCGATCTAAGGATGTTCGACAATCAAATCCCTGAAGATACGCGAACGTTCGACCACGTAAACTTCAACCTTACCCCAGACCACCGCTTGGCAGCCAATTTCCAGATTATGATGTATACTGCTCGTTACAGCCAATATATTGATGCACTGGTGCATTTACTGAACACTGGACAGGGTGTAGTTTTGGAGAGGTCTCCATACTCCGACTTTGTGTTTCTGGAGGCGATGTATGCTTGCAACTACATTAGCAAGGGGGCCAGATCGGTATATTATGAACTCAGGGGTAACACCATTGAGGAACTCATGCGCCCCCACCTTGTAGTCTATCTTGATGTGCCAGTTGACAAG GTCCAAGAATCGATCAAGCGCCGGGCTCTGAAGCATGAGGTGACTGGAAAAGCACTCAGTCCCAAATTCCTAACAGAGGTGGAGAGGCAGTACAAGACCAAGTATCTGAGGGATATCGCCACGCACGCCGAGCTCCTCGTCTACGACTGGACTGGTGGTGGTGAAGTTGAAGTG GTCGTCGAAGACATCGAGCGTCTGAACTTCGACCAGTACACCGAGCGCGAGGAGCCCAAGATGAAGGATTGGCGCCTCCCCCGCGAGATAGACTGGGCCGACCAGCGCATGCTGTACACCAACAACAAGTTCTTCCTCATGAACCTGTTCGGCATCCCGGTGCTTGATGTGCCAGAATTGATTACTAGCGCTGAGGACGCGTATGAGAGGGAAAAG gtTATTAGTGCTCACCCAGCCTTCCACTACTTAGAAGGTTACTCCAAGGATGATTCGGGCCTGCTCACCAAGAACAAGTTGCCCAAATACACAGAGTATATATAG
- the LOC115450325 gene encoding RNA-binding protein pno1, translated as METENIQVDEFLPAKNPVKLKNIKRKAEPYSGNGMEVDDGNKQKEKVKSRRLRAKRPKKGLEPNESKENMRKVPVPAHRYTPLKESWLKIFTPIVEHLLLQVRFNTKTRNVEIKVGPETKDIANLQKAADFVKAFVYGFEVEDALALLRLDDLFVESFEVKDVKTLNGDHLSRAIGRLAGKAGRTKFTIENVTKTRIVLADSKIHILGSYQNIALARRAICNLIMGSPPSKVYGNLRNVANRVAERM; from the exons atGGAGACGGAAAATATTCAGGTTGATGAGTTTTTGCCAGCAAAAAACcccgtaaaattaaaaaatatcaagcgCAAAGCTGAACCATATTCTGGGAATGGAATGGAAGTAGATGACggtaataaacaaaaagaaaaggTAAAAAGTCGTAGATTACGAGCTAAAAGGCCAAAGAAAGGACTTGAGCCCAAtgaaagtaaagaaaatatgaGGAAAGTTCCAGTTCCAGCACACAG ataCACCCCACTAAAAGAAAGCTGGCTGAAGATCTTCACTCCAATAGTAGAACATCTGCTGCTACAAGTGCGTTTCAACACAAAAACAAGGAATGTTGAGATTAAAGTTGGTCCAGAAACAAAAGATATTGCCAACTTACAGAAAGCTGCTGATTTTGTAAAG GCTTTCGTTTACGGATTTGAGGTTGAAGATGCATTAGCACTGCTCAGATTGGATGATTTATTTGTAGAATCCTTTGAAGTTAAAGACGTTAAGACTCTTAATGGAGATCATTTAAGTAGAGCTATAGGCAGGCTCGCAGGAAAGGCTGGCCGAACGAAATTCACAATTGAGAATGTAACAAAAACAAGAATAGTGCTTGCAGActctaaaatacatatattggGCAGTTATCAGAATATAGCGTTGGCTCGTCGAGCGATTTGCAACTTGATTATGGGATCTCCGCCTTCTAAAGTGTATGGTAATCTGAGAAATGTAGCTAATAGGGTTGCTGAGAGGatgtag